In Anthonomus grandis grandis chromosome 16, icAntGran1.3, whole genome shotgun sequence, a single window of DNA contains:
- the LOC126745745 gene encoding uncharacterized protein LOC126745745 has product MSEEEFSEVSDLSSMNNSDDEDLELLLDEPRIKNQNYLEEIVPQYPEEVFFEHFRLRRETATHISNRFETSPYFNSQIGQYGNIAALHQVLIYLWYMGHQTSRFRDVADIFDVTISSINRILHRVTMFLSDLSPQIIQWPNEHEKRISEEHFRMNGFPNVIGAIDGTHIKLDKPENDPDSYLNRKGYYSIQMQAVCDHRRKILHIFIGYPGSVHDSRVFGNPPLKNSLEDKCGRYFLLGVWQFFYPMDIFFLPHKCTAAFSLVSVVVGRSSLPFYTY; this is encoded by the exons ATGAGTGAAGAAGAGTTTAGTGAGGTGAGCGATTTATCGTCAATGAACAATAGTGATGACGAGGATTTAGAATTGTTGCTAGACGAACCgagaataaaaaatcaaaattatttgg aagaaaTAGTACCACAGTATCCTGAAGAAGTGTTCTTTGAACATTTCAGGCTAAGGAGGGAAACTGCAACTCACATAAGTAATAGATTTGAAACAAGCCCATATTTTAATAGCCAAATCGGACAGTATGGAAATATAGCTGCTTTACATCAG gttctAATATATTTATGGTATATGGGGCATCAGACTAGCAGGTTTCGAGATGTTGCTGATATATTTGATGTTACAATAAGCTCCATAAATAGAATTCTTCATCGAGTTACCATGTTTTTGAGCGATCTTTCTCCACAAATAATACAGTGGCCAAATGAGCATGAAAAAAGAATCAGCGAAGAACATTTTCGAATGAATGGTTTTCCAAATGTTATCGGAGCTATTGATGGAACACATATCAAATTAGATAAACCTGAAAATGACCCAGATTCATACTTAAATCGTAAAGGTTACTATTCTATTCAG ATGCAGGCAGTTTGTGATCACAGAAGAAAAATACTACACATTTTTATTGGGTACCCTGGTTCCGTGCATGACAGCCGAGTGTTTGGAAACCCTCCATTAAAAAACAGCTTGGAAGATAAGTGTGGACGATATTTTCTGTTAGGAGTGTGGCAATTTTTCTAccctatggatattttttttttgcctcataAATGCACGGCAGCTTTTAGTCTGGTGAGCGTGGTGGTGGGCAGATCATCCCTCCCTTTTTATACTTACTGA